One Mycobacterium kubicae genomic window carries:
- a CDS encoding MBL fold metallo-hydrolase: protein MAELVQVTDTVHLAQGHAVNWTLVTDDTGVMLIDAGYPGDREDVLASLGKLGYQPGDVRAILLTHAHIDHLGSAIWFASQHNTPVYCHAREVGHAKREYLEQVSTIDVALRIWRPRWAVWTTHVIRSGGLIRDGIPSTQPLTPEVAAGLPGHPEPVFSPGHTNGHCSYLVDGILVSGDALITGHPLVRHHGPQLLPAIFSHSQEDSIRTLSALAKVETEVLVPGHGDLWRGPIREAAEAAIARAR, encoded by the coding sequence ATGGCGGAGCTAGTCCAGGTCACCGACACCGTGCACCTCGCCCAGGGCCATGCGGTCAACTGGACGCTGGTCACCGACGACACCGGCGTCATGTTGATCGACGCCGGTTACCCCGGCGATCGCGAAGACGTGCTCGCCTCGCTGGGCAAACTGGGCTATCAGCCCGGCGACGTGCGCGCGATCCTGCTGACGCACGCCCACATCGACCACCTGGGGTCAGCGATCTGGTTCGCCAGCCAGCACAACACTCCGGTCTACTGCCATGCCCGCGAAGTCGGTCACGCCAAGCGCGAGTATCTGGAGCAGGTGTCGACCATCGATGTGGCGCTGCGCATCTGGCGGCCCCGCTGGGCGGTGTGGACCACGCACGTGATCCGTAGCGGCGGCCTGATCCGCGACGGCATCCCGTCGACCCAGCCGCTCACCCCCGAGGTCGCCGCCGGCCTACCGGGCCACCCGGAGCCCGTGTTCAGCCCCGGTCACACCAACGGGCATTGTTCCTACCTGGTCGACGGCATTCTGGTCAGCGGCGACGCGCTGATCACCGGGCACCCGCTGGTGCGGCACCACGGACCGCAACTGCTGCCGGCGATCTTCAGCCACAGCCAAGAGGACTCCATCCGCACCCTGTCCGCGCTGGCGAAGGTGGAAACCGAGGTGCTCGTCCCCGGACACGGAGACCTGTGGCGCGGACCGATCCGCGAGGCCGCCGAGGCAGCTATCGCGCGGGCTCGCTGA